In Procambarus clarkii isolate CNS0578487 chromosome 5, FALCON_Pclarkii_2.0, whole genome shotgun sequence, the following are encoded in one genomic region:
- the LOC123747856 gene encoding ionotropic receptor 21a-like, with translation MVVHKPRSQPQYLALMRPFTVELWVAVLVATFVVGGMLWLLQKVWARSFGQRGLNLSTSLLYMWSIMLEEPFVHPPPNITGQMVVGIWWVFCLVITTMYRSSLVAYLSVPINSAPLDTIDQLLAHPDATWGMEPGFGLGWDWFKFNTNPKVQMVFRKLKILDVEEQMKEVMEGNHAFFTWKYYTKTIIAANFTDRYGNTPLHISREEFVQGSTAWGVRKGLPFLEPMDRILDHLVESGLVNYWFQELFRYATEKAREERMKVQRAGTAAGDWGTIDGEVVFSSDSKWAGLVGDNAVVLNLNHLQSAFYILLLGYIVASLVFLTEIFNPSSITPTPSPHPHPPKM, from the exons ATGGTCGTCCACAAGCCCAGGTCCCAGCCACAGTACTTGGCTCTCATGAGGCCCTTCACAG TGGAGCTGTGGGTGGCGGTGCTGGTGGCGACGTTCGTGGTGGGCGGGATGCTGTGGCTGCTGCAGAAGGTGTGGGCGAGGTCCTTCGGTCAGCGAGGCTTGAACCTGAGCACCTCCCTCCTCTACATGTGGTCCATCATGCTGGAGGAGCCCTTCGTCCACCCGCCCCCAAACATCACCGGGCAG ATGGTGGTGGGTATATGGTGGGTGTTCTGCCTGGTTATCACTACCATGTACCGGTCCTCCCTCGTCGCCTACCTCTCCGTCCCCATCAACTCCGCCCCGCTAGACACAATCGACCAGCTCCTGGCCCACCCCGACGCCACCTGGGGGATGGAGCCCGGCTTTGGGCTAGGCTGGGACTGGTTCAAGTTCAACACCAACCCCAAGGTGCAGATGGTGTTTCGTAAGCTAAAG ATCCTGGACGTCGAGGAGCAGATGAAGGAAGTAATGGAGGGAAATCACGCTTTCTTCACGTGGAAATACTACACCAAAACCATCATTGCCGCTAACTTCACCGACCGCTACGGCAACACGCCCCTTCACATCAGCAGGGAGGAGTTCGTCCAGGGCTCCACGGCCTGGGGAGTCAG GAAGGGGCTGCCGTTCCTGGAACCCATGGATAGAATCCTCGACCATCTGGTGGAGAGTGGGCTGGTGAACTATTGGTTTCAAGAGCTCTTTAGGTACGCCACAGAGAAGGCCAGGGAGGAGAGGATGAAGGTGCAGAGGGCCGGCACTGCTGCTGGCGACTGGGGTACTATTGACGGCGAAGTCGTATTTTCTTCCGATTCAAAG TGGGCAGGGTTGGTTGGTGACAACGCAGTGGTCCTCAACCTCAACCATCTGCAGAGCGCCTTCTACATCCTCCTGTTGGGGTACATTGTCGCCTCCCTCGTCTTCTTGACGGAGATCTTCAACCCATCCAGCATCACGCCCACGCCTtcaccccacccacaccccccaaaGATGTGA